The genome window TCCTTGCCCGCGTAGACGATGAAGTCCTCGGCTCTGAGGTCGGCCACCGACAGCTCCGGTTCGACCGCGAGCCGGTGGTCGGCGGGCACGGCCAGGATCAGCGGTTCCACCTCGATCGTGTGCAGCTCGATGCCGTCGCCCCGGGACGGCGGGCGCAGCACGCCGAGGTCGAGGTCGCCGTCGCGCAACCCGTCGCACTGGGCCGGGGTGAGCAGGTCCGGGTGGATCTCCAGCGCGACGCCGGGCAGCTCACGCCTGACCACGCGGGCGATCCGGGGCAGCTGGGAGAACGCCGCGGTACCGGTGAAGCCGACCCGGAGCAGGCCGCCACGGCCGTCGGCGATGCGGCGCACGCCCCGCACGCTGTCGTCGACCGCGCCCAGCACCCGCCGCGCCTCGCCGAGGAGGAACTCGCCTGCCGGCGTGAGCCGCACCTGGCGCGTGGTGCGGGTGAACAGGGGTGCGCCGAGCTCGGCCTCCAACTGCCGGATGGCGTGCGAGA of Saccharopolyspora erythraea contains these proteins:
- a CDS encoding LysR substrate-binding domain-containing protein, whose protein sequence is MELRHLRYFTAVAETCHFGRAAERLHVAQPALSHAIRQLEAELGAPLFTRTTRQVRLTPAGEFLLGEARRVLGAVDDSVRGVRRIADGRGGLLRVGFTGTAAFSQLPRIARVVRRELPGVALEIHPDLLTPAQCDGLRDGDLDLGVLRPPSRGDGIELHTIEVEPLILAVPADHRLAVEPELSVADLRAEDFIVYAGKDSVVNDAVLRSCQAAGFSPHREHEAAGTAVLLALVAGGLGVAVLPASARALPLAGVVFRDLADAGSVELALAWRRDDDSALLRSVLEVLETALPAEPHPSEV